The DNA region AGGATGACAAAGGTAGGATGTTAGGGTTCTCGAAGCTTTCTAGTTGTTCAAAATTTGGGTGAAAGTTTTGAAGCATCATTTATATTTTGTATATAGATTGTTTGTATTCCTGTCAAATTGTTTACATATTACTTTAGCTGTAAAAGCTATGGCATCTTATTTCCGTAATTTTGTAAGGTATAAGTCAATGTTCTTTTTTAACATGGACATACACAATTTTACTTTTGGTCTAAAACTTGCAAGCCATTCGAGTTTTCATACTATCCCTTATGCTGCGGTCATTAGCCAGGGCTCTTGTCAAGCTTCTAGCACTGCTTCAAGTTCTCCACCGTGGTATATGCTTGTACGCTTTAAGGTGGTGTTGCCCCCACATATGTACCCCCTCCATTTACAAATAAGTGATAGTTTGAAGTTGTAGCTCAGCATTTCAAACTTTGTTGCATGTTACTATTGTACATTGATTTGAAAAGGTGCAAGTGATACAAGTAGAATGACATGGAGTCAATTGACTACAGCACACTAACCAAATCTGCATTAGTCTAATAGCTCAGGATAACCAAGAAAACAGGGAGATAAAATATCGTGATTAAGCTTAAAATCTCTGCGGTTTGGGTCATCTTCCATCGGAATCACCCGGCGAATAAGCATCTCCCTCGCCACCGCACCTTACCGCCATTTCCTAATCTTACTACAGCGTGAATGAGCTGTTGGTTGTTGCAACATCTGCCATCCTTTTTATCTTATCATGAACGTTAAAGCAATGAGGTTTTTCAGTATCATCATTTCCGTGTTGAAAACCATTTTTTTCTTACACTATTGTTTGATGAAGCGTTTTGGAATTCCCCCTTTTTTTATAAGAGGGAATTCCCCTTTAGTTAATCACGCTGAGACCTAACGTTAGAAGTTTGCAACAGCATCAATTGCACACAGCACAGTTCTCTCACATGATTGATTTTTAGCTTCAGTTCACAACTCGATCGCGTTGCATCGCATCACCGGTGCTTCAATTTCCTTGGTACGATTTCTTGCGAATCTATAAAGGCACACTATATAATATTAGACCTACTACATGTCTACATCATCTCAGGAATCAAAATACCAGAAACACCCCTCTTAATCCCTCTATAAATACCGCATGCAGCCCTTCACTTCTTCCTTCCCTTTTCCCTcgctctcctctcttcctccccaGATTAGCACACCGTACAGTTACCATAATCCTTCCCCTCATGGCCTTCTCAGATTATTGTTGCAGCATCGACACGGATGGCTTCTGGGCGAcgtcgccgccgcagctcgggtTCGGGTCCGAGCCCGCAGCGAGCCCATTATTCCCTACCGAAACCCCGGCGCCGTCCTCGCCCGAGGTGGAGGCCGgcgacgccgccgcggcggggtgCGCCGACGAGCGGCGGCTCCGGCGGAGGATCTCGAACCGGGATTCCGCGCGGCGGTCCCGCGCGCGGAAGCAGCGCCGCCTCGACGAGCTCCGGGCCAGCGCGGCGGCCCTGGGGCGCAGGCGGCGCGAGCTcgcggcgcgcgcgcaggcCGCGCGCGGCCGCCTGGCCCTCGCCCGGCTCGCCAACGCCGGGCTGCGCGCCGAGGCCGACGCGCTGTCGCGCCGGCTcgcggccgcccgccgcgcgctcgCGCTCGGCCGGCTGTACCACGCCGCAACCGCCGGAGGCAGCGGCAGCCTCGGGTTCGTGGACATCGAGCAGACGATCGCCTCGCTGATCGCGTGAACCAATGCGCGCGGCCACCGCGCTCATGACCTCATGTGCCATGCAGCGAGCGTGCACGAGCTGCCGAGCAAGGCCTAACCTTGATCGGTCGGAGAATGCTGAACGAAATGCAGTGGACGAAGACCCGCAAGTCGATCATGTACAGTAGATGCATTACATGCTATCATAAATCTCTTTGGCGAACTGAAAGATTGTCGTGGAACTCTAATGCCGTGTTTGGTCTGAGGATTTGCTCTGTCCGGCATCAGTCCGTTGCGCGCAGGCACGGAGGATCGGGTCGTTCATTGCTCTTCGAGGAATCAATTGACCTGCCCAAAGAGATTTCGTGTGGACCTGCGACGCTTAGATTCGGTGTGTGTGATTCGGATGGTTCTGATTTCTGAACTGGTACGGTTCATTCCGTAAACCAAACACGCTGTAAACGACCGGGTCATCGATGTGTGCTACGTAATTTCCTACTCCAGTTATAGTAAGATAAAGAAAAGTTTTACTGTCTCCATGTAATTTGGAAAAGTAAGGAGTACTTGTACATACGTTTTGACGATTAGATTACCATTCAGAGAGATGATTGGCAGTCACTAATGATCACTTCAATCACCACCTGAACCATCTCCATCCACTCATCGAGCGAGTCATCGGGGTCTGATCTTGTGGCTGGTGGTGGCTCGGGCCATGAGCCCACGCACGCACGTCCTGTCCGGTGTGGGCTGGCGCCGCCGAGGTTAATTCGGGCAGACAGGAGCCGTAATGCGCCCATCGTCACCAAAGCCGCTCTCCCTTTGGGCGTCGAGATCGTTTTCGCGCGGGATTAGCCGTTGATTCCGCGGGTGCCCGGTCGCCGTCCGTCCCGTCGCCACGCCGAAATTAAAAGCGGGGCCGCCGGGGGGCTCAGATTCGGTGATGACCCGAATCAATTTTCGCCTTTGGAACTGATTTGGGTCCACCGATCAGGTAACGGCGTGCCTGGCCCACCCAGGCCCCAGCTGGATCCCATCGTTTATGGTGGACTCGTCAAATTGGCCCAACTGACAAGGCCTCTGCGGCCCGGGGAGCGGACGATCAACATCAGCAGCCCGCTTGCCGTTCCTTTCCCACTCTCCTTTCGAGTGTCATTGGTTGTTTCTGAACTTGctctaaaaaaaaagaaagttgCTTCTGAATTCTACCCTCTAAAAACAATAAAACGCAGTTGCTTCAGAAACTGAACTCTCTGAAAAAAGAAAGTTGCTTTAGAAGGTAAAGAACACTCTAATTTAGCAACGATGCTTTACTCTCCATCAGTCACCATACGCACACTCTCCATCAAGACTAACGTTACTAGCATACGGACCGTGTCTAAACGATCGAATTTGCTCTCAACGTTTACCATTGGTCTTCCTCTCCCTTTTGTGCGTGCCACCATTGCTTTGAAAAGCAGGTGCGTTGCTAGTTGATGATGACCATGTGTGTAAGATAAATAACAAACTTGCAAATTCTGGCGAAATATCAAGCGTGTTACCTATTAGTATTAGAAGATAGAGGCAACTAACAATCATAATTTCATGTGAATGAAGTACAAAACAAATATTTGTTTATCTATTATGTGAATCCCTATTACATTACATAATTTTAGAAAAGCAAAGAACAAAATTGTCCACCATTTAAATGGGAAAATATTTTTTTCCCATTTCAATCAGTGAAAATACATATTTTCATATATTTACACCAAAAAGTTGTTTTTTATTTCGTGATTTTCCTATTTTATATAGTGAATATTCAGTTATCTGATTTTTCTAAAATTATATGTATGCCTATTTTCATTTTTTGAAATAGAGAAATTATATTTTCACTATTTCGATTATCGGCGGTGCTatattttcttttatttttcgcGTAATAgtattaaaataaaataaatagcaCGGGCCGATTTTTGTCGCTGTGAGCCTGTGACAGGCAAGGGACAAAACCTGTGCTATGCGTAGTGCCGGAGTAGCTGGTTTTACTGGTACCAGCAACCAAGAGAGCACTGTTTCTTGATTTCAGTGGAACGGCGCTGCCCTCCGGCAGGTAGGGAtgtaaggctatctccagcggaTGGCTGTAAAGGATCCTGTaccctatatatagaggaagattccgttctctattgcttcagcagcgttctctaaatggtcctctaaaatagagaacgctacaggtttcctctatatatagagattctctctcctcttctctattttttctttacgtttcaaacactgaataaataaaaataaaatatgtccatagcgtttgaggtatgataaatacgtacgtacaaaaatttagaataaaatacgtttctaatatagggtttaatgtatagagaacgagatttagataacgttgttggagagaaatgagatatagaggaaagaatcttgtagagaattctataaatgaaggatgtagaggatgggatttggaggatatcgctggaaaCAGCCTAACCgaacgagagaagagagagagagcgcgcgcgcgagagagaggggggggtcaGATAGTAATTTGGATATTATATTTGAATATTTTTTTATATTGAATTGAATTCGGATATTCTTTTTCAGGTATTGGATTCGGATACAAGATGAGTAGTATCCGTCGGATATCGGATATCTGGTTGGATAATTCAGAGAGTGAAATTGGATATTAGGCTCGCATAGTTGTATTATATTAAATATATATTAATAAAAATATGTTTAATCTCTAAAGATTTATAACTTATTTATTTTAAATCGAAAAATTATAAAACTAGCACCAATTTTTTTAAATATAATCTATCTATTAACGTTTTATTTGGACTTGGATCTTGTTTGTTCTGAGGACTAAATTCGAACTCTAGGATTAGTTTGATAGTTAAAAATAGACTTGTTCCATCTAAATAAAATCTGAAAAGATTTACATATTAGTAATTGAAGTGAGTGTAAGTTTTTTCTAAAGGCATTTTTCTATCTAATCTAAATTCAACATTTTGAATTAAACGTACATTAAGATGGTTGGTTTTTTGTTCGAAAAAAAAGATGGTTGATTTTATTTGGTACATATATCTTGGCTTTCTGTTCAAGTATCATATAATCTTATTCTTTCACCATAAACTAGTTAGAATTTATGTTGGTTCAGTGGATAAATAATTACAACAACTGCGATATATATGTAGTTATTGCTTTTACTCCATATCCAAGAAAATATTTGTGGCCGACATTATTCATCCATCTCATCCCATAttcgatatatatatatttgtatttgTAACCAAGATAATCCGTATTCGTATCTAAATTGACTCCGaagaaaaatatgaaaataaatATAATATCAATGATATCCGTTCGTATATTATTTATCCCTACCGTCCACGCGTAGTCGCGGAGACGAGTACGAAGAGCATACTTCAGCGGAACTGTAAAAGGTTTCACCTTTTCTTGTTAGCAGTTTAGCACAAGAGCACTCTAGCGTTTCAATTTTCAAAGCTTGCCGGCTGGAAAGGGCACAGAACTCAGTTGTTCAAATGATTTTCGCTTTTCACTTGAATAGAATGTCAGCCACAGGTCTTTCACCTTCACCGTtcattttttttaaagaaagtCTATCTTTTTTTAAAGAAAGTCTTTCACCGTTCAAAAGTTGGAACATTTAGCCCTTGTTTAGTTCCGGATGCGTAAAGGCAAAAAATTTTTTTTGCAAAGGAttcttaccaatttgaagtaaTAAATAAactctatttacaaaactttttgcatggatgggttgtaaatcgcgagacgaatctaatgatgctaattaatctataattaagcaataattagcggatggttactgtagcatcgcTGTTGCAAAtcgtggattaagtaggctcattagattcgtctcgcgatttacagctcatccatgcaaaaatttttgtaaatagactttatttagtacttcaaattagcaaaaTTCATTTAAAAATTTACGTTTTTTTTATGCTTAGGGGGTGGAAACTAAATAGGCGTTAGCTGATGCGACCATTCCCCGGGCCGCTCTGACCCTGCCACGCCATTGATCTGTGTGTCCACGGCACCTCGGAACTTCCAGCTACTGACAATAAATTGTCACCGGCAGAAAGTCCCCCAATGAGAGCAAGGAAGCACCGGAGCAGAGCGGGAGGCCGGCTGCCAACAGTGCCACTCACAGCTCACAAAGCTCACAGGCTTCATGGCCTCCATGGCTCCATCTCACAAAAGGCTACCGGCCGGCAGCGCTATCATTAGCAAGAGCTAATGGAGCAGAGCCATAGCCAATCACTACGAGTAGCTATGAGAGCCCTCGTCCTGCGCCGGTGCGCCATGCCTGTGCAAGAAAAAGCAGTGGGGGCCGTGGTGCTAGCATAGCATCGCTGACTGTTCCCTTGCGCTGTCCCTCTGAAGAGGGGCACTGGTGAGGAGAGATTTGGGGGACCTGGCTGTGGCTTCACCAACACGTACTGTTCATTGGGCGTGCAGAAAAGCCGGCAGGGGCGTGCGAGTGCTACTGCTACACTGTTTTTACACTGTTAATTGGGCTGCGAacaaactttttttttttgaaagcttGCTGCGACCAAACTTTTAGCAGGTACTAACAGCAGCATGGCAGGAGAGTCACTGACAGCCATGGCCCCTCCTCGAGCTAATCCCAGTGCTGACCCGGGTTTGAATCTCTTGGACGCGTCAAAAGTTCATCAGGAACAGCAGTATCAGCAATTTTTTGTGCATTTTGGACAGGGCAGAAAAGCCTGGTGACTCGAACCGATTCTGTATCGACCTGCCAGGAGGCTGCAGACCTGCCCTGCCATGCCAACCTGTGGGTGTTTCGTTGGAGCCTTGTGGTTGCCGTTTACCGGTGGCTGTCTGTCTCTCTACCCTGGGACCTGGGTATGTCTGGTTTCCTGATGCGTCTTCAGAAGTTCAGATGGCATCTAATGTTGCACAGTTGACTCGTCTACTATGGTTATTTGAAGCAGCGATATAACTGCAAGACTTGTATTGTCGTGCACCAGTCTTTCCTTGCATCATGCTTGTACTGGCATCTACCATCAGTTTCGACCATATGATAACTGAAGTCTTTTCAGCAGTGTTGATAGACAGAGTCTACAATTTCAGAAGAAAGGTATACAACTTCTGAGAAAATATAAGTCCAAAACTTTTAAAATCTTCAGTAAGAAAATCAGTGTTCGTTTCTACAACTTTTGGCTTCGTTTACCTATATCTCTCTGAACGTTTATGATTAAACACCACATTCACCTATGCTTATCATTCCCTTTCGTAGTATCAAGGCATTGACTtccatattttttttaaaaaaaggcaATGGCATCATGTTTATACCGTAGTACTGTCTTGTTGATTTTTTTGAACGTAAGTACTGTCGTGTTGATCTCAATCTGGCATTCTCTATGCGATTTTGATGAGATATTTTGCTCTCAAAATTTGACCCTAGCTAGTACGTATAAAAGAAATGTTTTTACCACGGTCAGACAAGCGGTGAAAACCTCGCACATTTCCCCTGCTGCCGCCGGGCAGCCAGCAATGCCATCCACTGCGACGCATCAGACTGCAGAGCcggagagaggccgagaggtcAGAGGCGAGACCGTTCTCTTTCTCTTCTCCCTCGGCCCTCCCTCGGCCCTCCCTCCACACGCGGTCGCACCACCCCACCACCCCAATGACCACACACTGTCAACCCGGACACTTCTCCCACCTCCCCCGACTCGTCACTCACTCCCCTCCCACTACCCAACAACCACAGCGGGGACCCCCGAGCTCGCACCACGCCACCGCCCCAAGATATGAGAATACTATGATCCCCTTCCCTCCCCTACTCCCACTGCCTTTGCTGTCACATGCGCACAAGAACCCGCGCCCAgccaagccgccgccgctcccatGAGCTCTGCCGTCACTTCATTGCGACGACCAGCAGCGGCGCCCGCGGTGCCTTCCTGAACCGCCGGTGAGCTGCTACGACCCGCGACCCGTCGCACATTGCGCCAAGAAAGCGAGAGGAGGCGATGGCCGCCGTGAGGAGGCTCTCGGAGCTGCTGCAGGAGCAGCAGGAACCCTTCCTCGTCGAGGTCGCCAAGGGTAGGCGGCCCCGGCGCGGTCGTGGCGGGAGTGGAAGCGgcgacggcagcggcggaggtggagcagggctgggctgctgctcaggctcagcggcggcggcgtgccggCGGCTGCTCAGGCTCTGCAACCACGGGTTCAAGAAGCGGAAGAGTGGCGTCGCGGGCGTCGGGAGCGGCCTGCGGTCCGCGCTGAGCAAGGTGCTGTGCAGCCGGGCCATGCGCTGGGTGCTGCGCTGGGAGGATCTCGACGCCGGCTGCTTCTCCGGCGCTGGCGCCGGCTGCGGTCGCGAGttccgccgcctgcgccgctcCCTCGGCGACAGCGGCGAGTGCGACCCTCGCGCCATGGTGTTCGCCGAGGATGACGCGGAGGAGGAGCGGATGGGGTGGAAGGCCGACATGGACGTGGACTCGTCACGGCAGCTCAGCCCGGTCTCCGTCCTCGACCTGCactccgacgacgacgaggagtcCCCGTTGCATTCCCACTGTAAGCTCTCTCACTCACATCTATTGCCATTCCAATTGATTCAGTTTCCACTTCGCCACAGAGCGACAAGTTTTTACCATGGCTTTGCTTCGTATTATTACCACATTTTGCTATCTTTTTACCCCAGCATGCTTGTTATCATTTctaagattttttttctttacttGCTTGTCTGCAAATGTTCCTTGTCTTCTTTTAGGCCAAAGCTTTTGTCTTTATACATCATGATCATTGGCTTTGTGTTCTTCAGTATTATCAGCAAATGGCAGAAGCTGAATAATGCATATTAGCATGCGAAAAAAACAAGATGTTAATCTCTTTCCTCTGTTCTCGCGACAGGGGAGGACGAGAAGCCATCGACCTCCGGGAGCTCGCCTCCCTCTGAATCTTTCCTGGGCCCGGCCTCCCCATGCTTCAGCTTCAGCTGCAACCTCCACGACAAGTTCTGCGAGATGGAGGTGGACGACCCCGAGGAAGAGACGGTCAGGGCCAGCAGGTCCATAGAGCAGCAGATCTCGTCGTGGGAGAAGATCGCGGGGGACATCTCGAGGATCCCCGCGATGATGGAGCTGGACCTGTCGCGGTCCATGCGGCAATGGCGGGAGATGGAGCCGGAGGTGAGGGAGATCGGCGCCAGGATAGAGACCCTCATCTTCGAGGACATCAGGAGCGAGGCCGTCTGCGACATGCTCGCCTCGCATTGTACAttggcagcagcagcaacatctTGTTGAtcggagaggaagagagggagagagactGAGGAgggtttgtcaaaaagaaatggaaaaaaaatTAGCAGAGGATGTGTACAATTTGAGGCTGGCTTGATGTGGAATTCTTTTTCCCCAGACTCCAAAGCCTTGGGCTGGCGGTCTCTTTCCTGCATTGGGTTCCATGCTGTTTATAATTTTGCAAAtatgatattgattgcaaaagGACAAGCTTTGATCTTTTGTTAACACAGCAGCAGCTGAGGCCCCGGACTAAACATGCCAATGTGTGGACTTTTATGCTTGAAAGCAGATGTCTGAAAGTTCAAAGCTGCAAAAGTGCCTGTTAGGAGTTAGGCCTAAGTAAGAAAGTGAGACCAGCTAGCTAGGCTTGTTCATGAGTCCTGCATGCTGGTAAGATATAAAATTCAGCAGCAAACAAACCATTTCTCCAGGTAAACACGCAGCAGCTGGCAAATCTGCCGTGGCCCTCCAAGTCAGAGCTCAGATGAGGTGAAGGCTGCATGGCCATATAAAGAAAAGCATGGGCTTTTTGTTTAAGTGATGGGGTCTGCCCATCTTGTTATAATAGCAATGGAAGCACACACGACCCACCACACCGCATTTGGAATCTGAGCACAAGTGCATTGAGAGATGAGAAGTGGGGGTGGCTTCCTCCAGTTCCAAATGGAAGGGGTGAGGGGGGTCTGGCCATTGCCCCGTGTTGTCCTTTGCACGGAGGACAAGCATCGTGTGGTATGGGATGCCCTCTGCTGCCCATGTTGGTGTGCAAGTTGATCTTCATTAATTGGGCAGTCAAAGTGGTAGCTCACGGTTGGCGGTACACGATGTACTACCCACATTTGCCCCCATTCTACTGAACTAGTAGCAGCAGTAGCTCATAGATTGGTTATGGTGGCTGGTACTGCTGGTGTGGAACTAACTGGTAGTTGAACAGGAAGCCAGGTGATGATTCCATGTCGAGGGAAGACAAATAAGCAGAGAACTGTCGAGCAACAGCACAAGATGTGGGATGGGAGAttctatttttattttattttttgaaaagGAGATTCTATTTGTATTGCTCAAGCCATTTTCTTTAGAACATTGTCGTCGTCTCATATAGGACAACATTGGTTGTTGcaactagttttgttagctGCTTGGCCCAATTTCTGCCGTCCGGACTCTGGATTCAGCAGTGTCTGCCGGCTCAGCTTTAGATGAAACAGCAGCACGGCTCTGAATGACCGAGCAGAGAAACAAGAGTACAGGCAGTAGGTATACTCTAGTAGATCGTATTTTTTTCTTTACTGAAGCGATGCAAAATAACAGCAGAGGATGGATCAGGATTGAGGAGGTGGATGTGCTCAGCGGATGGAGCGGCGGTTAGATGGGGACAAGAGGCATTTATTGGCGTTTCGCCATCGGCACGTACACCCGATGGATGGGCGGGCAGCCGGGCACTGTTCGGCGGAGATCATCTTTGCCTCGCCGCACGACAAGGACCAAGATTAGCAATCGATTGGACGACGACCCGTGCGCACAGCCGCGCATGACCATCTTCTACCTTCCTCCTCCAACCCCAATCCTTCCGGCCGCGCGTTTTCTGGCATATGGATGATGTATATCTGGCATGAGGGAGGGCATCCCAACTCTTAATTAGGATGGTGTCGCGTGACACTTTTTAGCTTACCTGGCATCTTAATAAATGAGAGAGTTAGAGAGAGGGAAAGAAACTGGATCTCATGTAAGATTTAGTATCAACATATAAAAACTTATGCCATTAAATAGTGCATTGGTAGTAATACGATGTCTTTATAATAAATGGacaacaaatataatagatgGAGAAGAGAGAGTGAGTTTAATAGAAAACCATATTAAGATATTATAGGTTGTAGAGCGTAGTTTCTAAAGTTGGTATCTTAATGATATGATAATATAAACACTACTCCCTCCATCTACTTTCATAAGGTGCACACACGTATCAAGATTCAAACTTTACAATCTTCGACCAATAATTTAactataatttttttatttttataatgtaAACTTTATATGACTGGATTCATAATCAAATATACGTTACCATGATTATAAGTTTATAACTGTCGGTGCTAACAGGGTCCCCCAACTCTGGACAAATTAAGGATAAATGGGCTAAAAGACTCTCCTGACCCATTAGCAGTAATGGGCCAAACTGATGTGCCTCCTAAAGTACCCGAGACCGTGGGAGGCCAAGCACCTCCTCGAAACGGGGCGGTTCCTTCGTGAAGAAGGGATCGCCTGACGGTGCATATAATTCACCCGCCCTACTACAACCGGGTGAGGCCCGTGGCCTGCGTGCCTTCCCTGTAAAACAATATGATTACAAGGGAGGCCTGCTCTCAGACGGCGCAATGACCAGGATAGAGGGAGCCTCCCCTCCCA from Panicum hallii strain FIL2 chromosome 9, PHallii_v3.1, whole genome shotgun sequence includes:
- the LOC112872704 gene encoding basic leucine zipper 1-like, which translates into the protein MAFSDYCCSIDTDGFWATSPPQLGFGSEPAASPLFPTETPAPSSPEVEAGDAAAAGCADERRLRRRISNRDSARRSRARKQRRLDELRASAAALGRRRRELAARAQAARGRLALARLANAGLRAEADALSRRLAAARRALALGRLYHAATAGGSGSLGFVDIEQTIASLIA
- the LOC112876490 gene encoding uncharacterized protein LOC112876490, translating into MAAVRRLSELLQEQQEPFLVEVAKGRRPRRGRGGSGSGDGSGGGGAGLGCCSGSAAAACRRLLRLCNHGFKKRKSGVAGVGSGLRSALSKVLCSRAMRWVLRWEDLDAGCFSGAGAGCGREFRRLRRSLGDSGECDPRAMVFAEDDAEEERMGWKADMDVDSSRQLSPVSVLDLHSDDDEESPLHSHWEDEKPSTSGSSPPSESFLGPASPCFSFSCNLHDKFCEMEVDDPEEETVRASRSIEQQISSWEKIAGDISRIPAMMELDLSRSMRQWREMEPEVREIGARIETLIFEDIRSEAVCDMLASHCTLAAAATSC